One genomic region from Methanobrevibacter oralis encodes:
- a CDS encoding uroporphyrinogen-III synthase: MKRPIVAITRPLDRASQACKIVEELGGSYIQAPTLDLKPVNTDSLKYLIANKNSLDWIIFTSPTTIDSLNSFYPDFLENLDCKVAVIGNKTGKLVEKQGIKIDLMPKDFTAEGLLEEFEKRNIANKVIGIPRTTSARSTLPNGLKKLGNKIILAETYKSLFPMDDKKIKELLRKIENSEIDAITFTSPLTVKNFFKIVNDKEKIAKLLSENILTVSIGPITAKVLKKYNVKHIYPDTYTVEDMMKLLFNVWRDENGR; the protein is encoded by the coding sequence ATGAAAAGACCTATTGTTGCAATTACAAGACCTCTTGATAGGGCAAGTCAAGCCTGTAAAATAGTTGAAGAATTGGGAGGTAGCTATATACAAGCACCCACTCTTGATTTAAAACCAGTTAATACAGACTCATTGAAATATTTAATAGCAAATAAGAATTCATTAGATTGGATTATTTTTACATCACCTACAACAATAGATTCCTTAAACTCATTTTATCCTGATTTTTTGGAAAATCTTGATTGCAAAGTTGCAGTTATTGGAAATAAAACTGGAAAATTAGTCGAAAAACAAGGTATAAAAATTGACTTAATGCCAAAGGATTTTACAGCAGAGGGACTTTTAGAAGAATTTGAAAAAAGAAATATTGCAAATAAAGTTATTGGGATTCCAAGAACTACTTCTGCTAGATCTACCCTTCCTAATGGACTTAAAAAGTTAGGAAATAAAATAATCTTAGCTGAAACTTATAAATCACTATTTCCAATGGATGATAAAAAAATAAAGGAATTACTTAGAAAAATTGAAAACTCAGAAATTGATGCAATTACTTTTACAAGTCCATTAACCGTTAAAAATTTCTTTAAAATAGTTAATGATAAAGAAAAAATTGCAAAATTACTTTCTGAAAATATATTAACCGTAAGTATTGGTCCAATTACTGCAAAAGTCCTTAAAAAATATAATGTAAAACATATTTATCCAGATACTTATACTGTAGAGGATATGATGAAATTATTATTTAATGTTTGGAGAGATGAAAATGGAAGATAA
- a CDS encoding sodium-dependent transporter encodes MSNKDKNEWGSNLSFLLAMIGSAVGLGNIWRYPYVLYANGGGAFYIPYIVAILLMGVPFLILEYGVGYNYKSSFAKALTKINSRCEYLGWFLPVAVFMILIYYSTILGWDGIYVILSFFKGWGSNPDLYFSTTLLQSSDSMTGFLTFIPLIAIAMLVGWLIVWYISHKDLEAGLGRVSKLLVPLLFIIMIIIVVFSLTLPGASIGLAELFSPDWSLLGDFKIWMAAFGQIIFSLSLGMSIAFTYASYAKKDTDLVTNTISIAFANCLFENFAALGVFSILGYMSLQSGNAVSELVTQGTGLVFVAYPTVFNVLGDWAYILGPLFFFTVYLAGLTSILSTIEPLSFSIQNKFAMSRHKTMTILCIIGACISMIYATAFGANFLGVVDTFINQIAILIGVVAECIVFAWIFNAEKLIKFLNYRSKSLKLNKWWLVIVKYILPIFVSIIWIGGMVDVINNGAADQLILTFVVAAILLVTTLIFTILPPKSDEWYKTDDRI; translated from the coding sequence ATGTCGAATAAAGATAAAAATGAATGGGGTAGTAACTTATCATTTCTCTTAGCAATGATTGGTTCTGCTGTTGGTCTTGGAAATATTTGGAGATATCCTTATGTATTATATGCTAATGGTGGTGGAGCTTTTTATATTCCTTATATTGTAGCTATTTTACTTATGGGTGTTCCATTTTTAATTTTAGAATATGGTGTTGGATATAATTACAAATCTTCTTTTGCAAAAGCATTAACAAAAATTAACTCAAGATGCGAGTATTTAGGTTGGTTTCTACCTGTAGCTGTATTTATGATTTTAATTTATTACTCAACTATTTTAGGTTGGGATGGAATTTATGTTATTTTAAGTTTTTTTAAAGGATGGGGATCTAATCCAGATTTGTATTTCTCAACTACATTATTGCAGTCTAGTGATTCTATGACTGGATTTTTAACTTTTATTCCACTAATAGCTATTGCAATGCTTGTAGGTTGGCTAATAGTATGGTATATTTCTCATAAAGATTTAGAGGCTGGATTAGGTAGAGTTTCTAAATTATTAGTTCCGTTATTATTTATTATAATGATTATTATTGTAGTTTTTTCACTTACATTACCTGGAGCTTCTATTGGACTAGCTGAATTGTTTAGTCCTGATTGGTCACTTTTAGGAGATTTTAAAATATGGATGGCTGCTTTTGGTCAAATTATATTCTCTTTAAGTTTAGGAATGTCTATCGCGTTTACATATGCAAGTTATGCAAAAAAAGACACAGATTTAGTTACAAATACTATTTCAATAGCATTTGCTAATTGTCTTTTTGAAAATTTTGCAGCATTAGGCGTGTTTTCAATTTTAGGTTATATGTCTTTGCAATCTGGAAATGCTGTTTCTGAGCTTGTAACACAAGGAACTGGTTTAGTATTTGTTGCCTATCCTACTGTATTTAATGTTTTAGGTGATTGGGCATATATATTAGGGCCTTTGTTCTTTTTTACAGTTTACCTGGCAGGTCTTACAAGTATTTTATCTACAATTGAACCTTTAAGTTTTTCAATTCAAAATAAGTTTGCAATGTCTAGACATAAAACAATGACAATTTTATGTATTATTGGAGCTTGTATTTCAATGATTTATGCAACAGCATTTGGTGCTAACTTCCTAGGGGTAGTTGATACTTTCATTAATCAAATAGCTATTTTAATAGGTGTTGTAGCTGAATGTATCGTATTTGCATGGATATTTAATGCTGAAAAGCTTATTAAATTCTTGAATTATAGAAGTAAATCATTAAAACTAAACAAATGGTGGTTAGTTATTGTTAAATACATTTTACCGATTTTTGTATCAATAATTTGGATTGGTGGAATGGTTGATGTTATTAATAATGGTGCAGCTGATCAATTGATTTTAACATTTGTCGTAGCAGCTATTTTACTTGTAACTACATTAATATTTACTATTTTACCACCTAAGTCTGATGAATGGTATAAAACTGATGATAGGATTTAA
- the purC gene encoding phosphoribosylaminoimidazolesuccinocarboxamide synthase translates to MNKKELINCGKVKSVYSRDNEDEVIIEFRDDMTAGDGERKEVMSKKGSYNAVISSKIFKILEENGVETQFINLPKPNVMIAKKLDMIPIEVIVRNIATGSLVRKYPIADGTKLEPPIVQMDFKADEFHDPMLNDSIIKALGIATQEEIDILTEKALKTNEVLSKFFLDAGIILVDFKVEFGKDKNGNILLGDEISPDSCRLWDSETLDMLDKELFRKGKDSEVMDAYVEVYNRIIPDEEKIDF, encoded by the coding sequence ATGAACAAAAAAGAGTTAATTAATTGTGGTAAAGTAAAAAGCGTGTACAGTAGGGATAATGAAGATGAAGTAATCATTGAATTTAGGGATGATATGACTGCAGGTGATGGTGAAAGAAAAGAAGTAATGAGTAAAAAGGGTTCTTATAATGCTGTTATTTCTTCTAAAATATTTAAAATATTAGAGGAGAATGGTGTTGAAACACAATTTATTAATCTTCCAAAGCCTAATGTAATGATTGCAAAAAAATTGGACATGATTCCAATTGAGGTTATTGTTAGAAACATAGCTACTGGTAGTTTAGTTCGTAAATATCCAATAGCTGATGGTACTAAATTAGAGCCTCCAATTGTCCAAATGGATTTTAAAGCAGATGAATTCCATGACCCAATGCTTAATGATTCTATTATTAAAGCTTTAGGAATAGCTACACAAGAAGAAATTGATATTTTAACTGAAAAAGCATTAAAAACTAATGAAGTTTTATCAAAATTCTTTTTAGATGCAGGTATTATTTTAGTTGATTTTAAAGTTGAATTTGGTAAAGATAAAAATGGTAATATTCTTTTAGGTGATGAAATTTCCCCAGATAGTTGTAGATTATGGGACAGTGAAACTTTAGACATGTTAGATAAAGAATTATTTAGAAAAGGCAAAGACAGTGAAGTTATGGATGCTTATGTTGAGGTCTATAATAGAATTATTCCAGATGAGGAAAAAATTGATTTTTAG
- the purS gene encoding phosphoribosylformylglycinamidine synthase subunit PurS, translated as MIFDIEVKISLKHGMLNPEATTIERSLDLLGYKVKNAKTVDIIKFQMEGEDREVIRENVIDMCERLLCNPVIHDYKITVIPQNSACGV; from the coding sequence ATGATATTTGATATTGAAGTAAAGATTTCTCTTAAACATGGTATGTTAAATCCTGAAGCTACAACTATTGAAAGATCCCTGGATTTACTTGGTTATAAAGTAAAAAATGCTAAAACAGTAGATATTATTAAATTCCAGATGGAAGGCGAAGATAGGGAAGTTATTCGTGAAAATGTTATTGATATGTGTGAAAGATTACTTTGTAATCCTGTAATACACGATTATAAAATTACAGTTATTCCACAAAACTCTGCTTGTGGTGTTTAG
- the purQ gene encoding phosphoribosylformylglycinamidine synthase subunit PurQ has product MKIGVIRFPGTNCDRDVAHAIKLAGLTPEYVWWNEENLTDYEGIVIPGGFSYGDYLRAGAMASITPVIDGIKALVKEEKPVLGICNGAQILGEIGLVPGIFITNENPKFNCEWVDLKVTTNRTPFTKEFTKGQTVKIPIAHAEGRFYTENIDLMKDQDQIVLQFKDKNPNGSMEAITGICDESGLVCAMMPHPERACEEILGSNDGLNFFRGFL; this is encoded by the coding sequence ATGAAAATTGGTGTAATCAGATTTCCAGGAACTAATTGTGACAGGGATGTTGCTCATGCTATTAAATTAGCTGGTCTTACTCCTGAATATGTTTGGTGGAATGAGGAGAATTTAACTGATTATGAAGGAATTGTAATTCCCGGTGGATTTTCATATGGTGATTATCTAAGAGCAGGTGCTATGGCTTCGATTACTCCAGTTATTGATGGAATTAAAGCATTAGTCAAAGAAGAAAAACCTGTTTTGGGAATTTGTAATGGTGCTCAAATTTTAGGTGAAATTGGGCTTGTTCCAGGAATTTTTATAACAAACGAAAATCCTAAGTTCAATTGTGAATGGGTTGATTTAAAAGTAACTACAAATAGAACACCATTTACAAAAGAATTTACAAAAGGACAAACCGTTAAAATTCCAATTGCTCATGCTGAAGGAAGATTTTACACAGAAAACATTGATTTAATGAAAGATCAAGATCAAATTGTCTTACAATTTAAAGATAAAAATCCTAATGGCTCTATGGAAGCTATTACTGGAATTTGTGATGAATCTGGTCTTGTTTGTGCTATGATGCCTCATCCTGAAAGAGCCTGTGAAGAAATTTTAGGTTCGAATGATGGTTTAAACTTTTTTAGAGGGTTTTTATAA
- the cobA gene encoding uroporphyrinogen-III C-methyltransferase, with protein MVVYLIGAGPGDAELITLKAIKALNKADVVLYDYLANEEILAHAPDDAEKIYVGKKAGEHYKTQDQINELIIKQAQKHENVVRLKGGDPFIFGRGGEEILALMEHDIEFKVIPGVTSAIGAPTSLGLPVTHRGIATSVTLVTGHEDPTKVENQVHWDYTADTLIILMGIGNIKENTNEIMKYRSADTPVCVIESGTLPDENIVFATLGDISDKDVNTPAIMIIGEVVKLYKEIYNY; from the coding sequence ATGGTAGTTTATCTTATTGGTGCAGGTCCAGGAGATGCAGAATTAATTACTCTTAAAGCAATTAAAGCTTTAAATAAAGCGGATGTTGTTTTATATGATTATTTGGCCAACGAGGAAATATTGGCTCATGCTCCTGATGATGCAGAAAAAATATATGTTGGTAAAAAGGCAGGTGAACATTATAAAACACAGGACCAAATCAACGAATTAATTATAAAGCAAGCTCAAAAACATGAAAATGTAGTTAGACTTAAAGGAGGAGATCCTTTTATATTTGGTCGAGGTGGAGAAGAAATATTAGCTTTAATGGAACATGATATCGAATTTAAAGTAATTCCAGGCGTTACTTCTGCAATTGGTGCACCAACTTCATTAGGGCTACCTGTAACTCATAGAGGCATAGCTACTTCTGTAACACTTGTAACTGGTCATGAGGATCCAACTAAAGTGGAAAATCAGGTGCATTGGGATTATACCGCAGATACACTAATCATATTGATGGGAATTGGAAATATTAAAGAAAATACAAATGAAATTATGAAATATCGCTCAGCTGATACTCCAGTATGCGTTATTGAAAGTGGAACATTACCTGATGAAAACATTGTATTTGCTACATTAGGAGATATTTCAGATAAAGATGTAAACACTCCAGCTATCATGATTATTGGGGAAGTTGTAAAACTTTACAAAGAAATATATAATTATTAA
- the glmS gene encoding glutamine--fructose-6-phosphate transaminase (isomerizing) gives MCGIVGCILKKDDAYVSNILFDCISKLEYRGYDSIGLATYYKNEIYIKKDKGEIEEVDKKLDLARMPGNFGIAHVRWATHGVPSKLNAHPQLDEENSIAVVHNGIIENYSEIREKLELEGHVFKSDTDTEVIPHLIQRFIDEGADLEKAFKKTVEIIEGSYAIAAICKDEPNKIIATRKDSPLIVGIGEEAYFVASDTPAILSYARDIIFPEKGEIIILDKSGVVVKDEFDNVVKKEIERIDWTPEMAQKEGYDYFMIKEINEQAMAVKQTLTQKENIQNIIEDIGDISRVCFVACGTSYHASLSGKYLLESLAGIPTDVVLASEFKYSANALNDETLVIFISQSGETADSLKALDVANEISKTLGIVNVVGSSITRRADYVIQTQAGPEIGVAATKTYLAQLTAIYLFVGLLTNNEELLNELYKVPDYITEVLGDVDYIQDLSKRFNYAHDFFYLGRGYSYPTALEGALKLKEITYIHGEGYAAGELKHGPLALIDEGVPVIVIIPPGDNHKKTMSNLVEVKSRKAHVLAIGSSDDDVLESKASDIIKINSEVKELIAPLVYVVPLQLIAYYITIEKGFNPDKPKNLAKCVTVE, from the coding sequence ATGTGTGGAATTGTAGGTTGTATATTAAAGAAGGATGATGCTTATGTATCTAACATTCTTTTTGATTGCATATCTAAATTAGAATACAGAGGTTATGATTCAATTGGATTAGCTACTTATTATAAAAATGAGATTTATATTAAAAAAGACAAAGGCGAAATTGAAGAGGTTGATAAAAAATTGGATTTAGCTCGCATGCCTGGAAACTTTGGAATTGCTCATGTTCGTTGGGCTACACATGGTGTTCCATCTAAACTAAATGCTCATCCTCAACTTGATGAAGAAAACTCAATTGCTGTTGTTCACAATGGAATTATAGAAAACTACTCTGAAATCAGAGAAAAACTTGAATTAGAAGGGCATGTTTTTAAATCAGATACTGATACTGAGGTTATTCCTCATTTAATCCAACGTTTCATTGATGAAGGAGCTGATTTAGAAAAAGCTTTTAAAAAAACTGTCGAAATTATTGAAGGATCTTATGCAATTGCAGCAATTTGTAAAGATGAGCCAAATAAAATAATAGCTACTCGTAAAGATTCTCCATTAATAGTTGGTATTGGAGAAGAGGCTTATTTTGTTGCTTCGGATACTCCAGCTATTCTAAGCTATGCAAGAGATATTATTTTTCCTGAAAAAGGTGAAATAATTATTTTAGATAAAAGTGGTGTTGTTGTAAAAGATGAATTTGATAATGTAGTTAAAAAAGAAATTGAAAGAATTGATTGGACACCAGAAATGGCTCAAAAAGAAGGTTACGATTATTTCATGATTAAAGAAATCAACGAACAAGCAATGGCGGTTAAGCAAACTTTAACTCAAAAAGAAAATATTCAAAACATAATTGAAGATATTGGTGATATTTCAAGAGTGTGTTTTGTAGCTTGTGGAACATCATACCATGCTTCTTTAAGTGGAAAATACTTATTAGAATCATTGGCAGGTATTCCAACCGATGTTGTTCTAGCTTCAGAGTTTAAATATTCTGCAAATGCATTAAATGATGAAACTTTAGTTATATTTATTTCTCAATCAGGAGAAACTGCCGATAGTTTAAAAGCATTAGATGTAGCTAATGAAATTTCTAAAACATTAGGAATAGTTAATGTAGTAGGTTCATCTATAACAAGAAGGGCGGATTATGTAATTCAAACTCAAGCAGGTCCTGAAATTGGTGTTGCTGCAACTAAAACTTATTTAGCTCAACTCACTGCTATTTATTTATTTGTTGGACTATTGACTAATAATGAAGAATTGCTTAATGAGCTTTATAAAGTACCTGATTATATTACAGAAGTACTTGGGGATGTTGATTATATTCAGGATTTATCTAAAAGATTTAATTATGCGCATGACTTTTTCTACTTAGGAAGAGGTTATTCATACCCAACAGCCCTTGAAGGCGCTTTAAAACTTAAAGAAATTACTTATATTCATGGTGAGGGATATGCTGCTGGAGAACTTAAACATGGTCCTTTGGCTTTAATAGATGAAGGAGTTCCTGTTATTGTTATTATACCTCCAGGAGATAATCATAAAAAAACTATGAGTAACTTAGTAGAAGTTAAATCTCGTAAAGCACATGTGTTAGCTATTGGTTCTAGTGATGATGATGTTTTAGAATCAAAAGCTAGTGACATAATAAAAATTAATAGTGAAGTTAAAGAACTTATTGCTCCATTAGTTTATGTTGTACCATTACAATTAATTGCATATTATATTACTATTGAAAAAGGTTTCAATCCAGATAAACCAAAGAATTTAGCTAAATGTGTAACGGTTGAATAG
- a CDS encoding Ig-like domain-containing protein: protein MFNKGFYIILFSLVFILSMSSVVAEDTDMANESNLNNNSLDNATVLPQNQSALEENYTLSSNDISMYYNDGSNYRVSLLNNTSPVKGAKIIISIAGVNYTKVTDKDGVVSFPINNLKSGTYTVSAYYANESITSKLKILPVIVTKDLKINYANVAKFTAKFLNKQGKALINTHVSFKIDSKTYKVKTNKKGMATLFIKKLKSGKHIIYSIHPNGFELKNTINVLSSISAKDLNKHYKSSLKFTAKFYTKNGKVLAKKYIKFKCNGNTFTKKTNKYGVASLGIISKPGTLKITSINTVTGERTTNSVKILPTLSASSMSVFADTQNKFKVKLYKNEKLVKNANVYTYINGVKKIAKTDSNGVASFNFKLAKGTYIFKSVDPYTGGSIKTTVTVKVVPLKADDVVTFENKTSTFTVKVFNQNGRAAQNKNISITINGTEKIVQTDANGVASVNFTFDKGEYIIISKDMDTGYTIQNKITVIDPSSGRHFNKYGVSDDGKTILAIGRASAPGEMGKYNYTFYMVEFLRVCPYCGSNELYWSIFWAGNEVTSKGRFPATGRIEWGSAEGGIYCAHCDADFSIFGNEHIAGSTKKLTPLCDPIPCTKEDAYKLLSGNFILYYY, encoded by the coding sequence ATGTTTAATAAGGGATTTTACATAATTTTATTTTCATTAGTTTTTATTTTATCAATGTCTTCTGTTGTTGCAGAGGATACAGATATGGCTAATGAAAGTAATTTAAATAATAATTCATTAGATAATGCAACTGTTCTACCTCAAAATCAGTCAGCTTTAGAGGAAAATTACACTTTATCAAGTAATGATATCTCAATGTATTATAATGATGGAAGTAATTATAGAGTATCTTTATTAAATAATACTTCACCTGTTAAAGGTGCTAAAATTATTATTAGTATTGCAGGAGTTAACTATACAAAAGTTACAGATAAAGATGGAGTAGTTAGTTTTCCAATTAATAATTTAAAAAGCGGTACTTATACGGTTTCAGCATATTATGCTAATGAATCAATCACATCAAAATTAAAGATATTACCAGTAATCGTTACTAAAGATTTAAAAATCAATTACGCTAATGTAGCTAAATTCACAGCTAAATTTTTAAATAAACAAGGTAAGGCATTAATAAATACTCATGTTAGTTTTAAAATTGATTCTAAGACATACAAAGTCAAAACTAATAAAAAAGGAATGGCTACTTTATTTATTAAAAAGCTTAAATCAGGTAAGCACATTATTTATTCGATTCATCCAAATGGCTTTGAACTTAAAAATACAATTAATGTTCTATCATCAATTTCTGCAAAAGATTTAAATAAACATTATAAAAGTAGTTTAAAGTTTACAGCTAAGTTTTACACGAAAAATGGAAAAGTTTTAGCTAAAAAATATATTAAATTTAAATGCAATGGCAATACTTTTACTAAAAAAACTAATAAATACGGTGTTGCAAGTTTAGGAATTATTTCAAAACCAGGGACTCTTAAAATTACATCAATTAATACTGTAACTGGTGAGAGAACTACAAATTCTGTTAAAATATTACCAACACTTTCAGCTAGTTCAATGAGTGTATTTGCAGATACACAAAATAAATTTAAAGTAAAGCTTTATAAAAATGAAAAATTAGTTAAAAATGCAAATGTTTATACTTATATTAATGGTGTTAAAAAAATAGCTAAAACAGATTCAAATGGTGTGGCTAGTTTTAATTTTAAATTAGCAAAAGGAACTTACATATTCAAATCAGTAGATCCATATACTGGTGGATCAATTAAAACAACAGTAACCGTTAAGGTAGTGCCTCTTAAAGCAGATGATGTAGTAACATTTGAAAATAAAACTTCAACATTTACTGTAAAAGTATTTAATCAAAATGGACGGGCTGCCCAAAATAAAAACATTAGTATAACTATAAATGGCACGGAAAAAATTGTTCAAACAGATGCTAATGGTGTAGCTAGTGTTAATTTTACTTTTGATAAAGGAGAATATATAATTATTTCAAAAGACATGGATACTGGTTATACGATTCAAAATAAAATCACAGTAATTGATCCGTCTAGCGGAAGACACTTTAATAAATATGGTGTTTCTGATGATGGTAAAACAATTCTAGCTATTGGACGGGCTTCAGCTCCAGGAGAGATGGGAAAATATAATTATACTTTTTATATGGTTGAATTTTTAAGGGTTTGCCCATATTGCGGAAGCAATGAACTTTATTGGAGTATTTTTTGGGCAGGAAATGAGGTTACAAGTAAAGGAAGATTCCCTGCTACAGGAAGAATTGAATGGGGGAGTGCTGAGGGAGGAATATATTGTGCTCACTGTGACGCTGATTTTAGTATTTTTGGTAATGAACACATAGCAGGATCTACTAAAAAATTGACTCCTTTGTGTGATCCTATTCCATGTACAAAGGAAGATGCTTACAAATTGTTAAGTGGAAACTTTATATTATATTATTATTAA